The proteins below come from a single Candidatus Chlamydia sanziniae genomic window:
- a CDS encoding ATP-dependent Clp protease ATP-binding subunit, whose protein sequence is MFEKFTNRAKQVIKLAKKEAQRLNHNYLGTEHILLGLLKLGQGVAVNVLRNLGIDFDTARQEVERLIGYGPEIQVYGDPALTGRVKKSFEAANEEASILEHNYVGTEHLLLGILHQADGVALQILENLHIDPREVRKEILKELETFNLQLPPSSSSSRSTSSSSKSSLGHTLGVDKGEKLSALKAYGYDLTEMFRESKLDPVIGRSAEVERLILILCRRRKNNPVLIGEAGVGKTAIVEGLAQKIILNEVPDALRKKRLITLDLALMIAGTKYRGQFEERIKAVMDEVRKHGNILLFIDELHTIVGAGAAEGAIDASNILKPALARGEIQCIGATTIDEYRKHIEKDAALERRFQKILVQPPSVDETIEILHGLKKKYEEHHNVFITEEALKAAATLSDQYVHGRFLPDKAIDLLDEAGARVRVNTMGQPSELMKLEADIENTKLAKEQAISTQEYEKAAGLRDEEKKLRERLQNMKQEWENHKEEHQVPVDEEAVAQVVSLQTGIPSARLTEAESEKLLKLEDTLRQKIIGQNDAITSICRAIRRSRTGIKDPNRPTGSFLFLGPTGVGKSLLAQQIAIEMFGGEDALIQVDMSEYMEKFAATKMMGSPPGYVGHEEGGHLTEQVRRRPYCVVLFDEIEKAHPDIMDLMLQILEQGRLTDSFGRKIDFRHTVIIMTSNLGADLIKKSGEIGFGLRSPMDYKVIQEKIANAMKKHLKPEFINRLDESVIFRPLEKDSLSQIIHLEINKLDSRLKNYQMALNIPDSVISFLVTKGHSPEMGARPLRRVIEQYLEDPLAELLLKESCRQEARKLRAILVEDRVTFEREETSLQEVEVILPKQSVES, encoded by the coding sequence ATGTTTGAGAAGTTTACTAACAGAGCGAAGCAAGTCATTAAATTGGCGAAAAAAGAAGCTCAGCGTTTAAATCATAATTACCTAGGCACTGAGCACATTCTCCTAGGCCTACTCAAACTTGGCCAAGGTGTAGCTGTCAATGTGTTACGTAATCTAGGGATTGATTTTGATACTGCAAGACAAGAAGTTGAGCGTTTAATTGGTTATGGCCCTGAAATCCAAGTTTATGGGGATCCTGCGCTTACGGGCAGAGTAAAAAAATCTTTTGAAGCTGCTAATGAAGAAGCTAGTATTTTAGAGCATAATTACGTAGGTACGGAACATTTGCTCTTAGGGATCTTACATCAAGCGGATGGGGTGGCACTGCAGATTTTAGAAAACCTTCATATTGACCCTAGAGAAGTTCGTAAAGAAATCCTCAAAGAATTAGAAACATTTAATCTTCAACTCCCCCCCTCTTCCTCTTCTTCTCGTAGCACTTCTTCCTCTTCAAAATCCTCTTTAGGTCATACGCTTGGCGTAGATAAAGGGGAGAAACTTTCTGCTTTAAAAGCCTATGGCTATGATTTAACAGAGATGTTTCGCGAGTCCAAACTCGATCCTGTAATTGGCCGTTCTGCAGAGGTCGAGCGGTTGATTTTGATTCTTTGCCGTCGTAGAAAAAATAATCCTGTACTTATTGGAGAAGCCGGTGTTGGGAAAACAGCGATTGTTGAGGGCCTTGCACAAAAGATTATCCTAAATGAAGTTCCTGATGCTTTGCGTAAAAAACGTTTGATCACCCTAGATCTTGCTCTGATGATCGCAGGAACTAAATATCGAGGTCAGTTTGAAGAACGTATTAAAGCAGTTATGGATGAGGTGCGTAAGCATGGAAACATCCTACTCTTTATTGACGAACTTCATACGATTGTAGGAGCAGGAGCTGCGGAAGGTGCTATTGATGCCTCCAACATCTTAAAACCTGCGTTAGCCCGTGGAGAAATCCAATGTATTGGCGCGACTACAATAGATGAGTATCGTAAGCATATAGAAAAAGATGCAGCTTTGGAACGTCGGTTCCAAAAAATTCTTGTTCAACCTCCGAGTGTTGATGAAACTATAGAGATCTTGCATGGTCTAAAAAAGAAATATGAAGAGCATCATAATGTTTTCATTACTGAAGAGGCTCTCAAAGCTGCAGCCACACTTTCAGATCAGTACGTACATGGACGTTTTCTCCCTGACAAAGCTATAGATCTTCTTGATGAAGCTGGAGCTCGCGTGCGAGTGAATACTATGGGCCAACCTTCAGAGCTTATGAAGTTAGAAGCAGATATTGAGAATACAAAGCTAGCAAAAGAACAAGCGATTAGTACTCAAGAGTATGAAAAAGCTGCGGGTTTACGTGATGAAGAGAAGAAGTTACGTGAGCGTCTTCAAAATATGAAGCAAGAATGGGAAAACCATAAAGAGGAACACCAAGTTCCTGTAGATGAAGAGGCTGTAGCTCAGGTTGTCTCGCTACAAACAGGAATCCCCTCAGCAAGGCTTACCGAAGCCGAAAGTGAAAAGCTTCTTAAACTAGAAGATACATTACGTCAAAAGATCATCGGTCAAAATGATGCGATTACTAGCATATGTCGCGCTATCCGTCGTTCACGTACAGGAATTAAGGATCCTAACCGTCCTACAGGTTCTTTTCTATTTCTTGGTCCTACAGGTGTGGGAAAGAGCTTACTTGCCCAGCAAATTGCTATAGAAATGTTTGGGGGTGAAGATGCCTTAATCCAAGTCGATATGTCTGAATATATGGAGAAGTTTGCTGCGACGAAAATGATGGGATCGCCTCCAGGTTATGTGGGTCATGAAGAAGGTGGTCATCTTACAGAACAAGTTCGTCGTCGTCCTTATTGTGTTGTTCTTTTTGATGAAATAGAGAAAGCTCATCCAGACATTATGGATTTGATGTTACAAATTTTAGAACAGGGACGGCTTACAGACTCTTTTGGCCGTAAGATAGACTTCCGTCATACTGTTATCATTATGACATCTAACTTAGGAGCCGATCTTATTAAAAAAAGTGGGGAAATTGGCTTTGGGTTAAGATCTCCAATGGATTACAAAGTAATACAAGAAAAAATTGCAAATGCCATGAAGAAGCATCTTAAGCCAGAATTTATCAATCGTCTGGATGAAAGTGTGATTTTTCGTCCTTTAGAGAAAGATTCTCTCTCTCAGATTATTCATTTGGAGATTAATAAGCTTGATTCCCGGTTAAAAAACTACCAGATGGCATTAAACATCCCTGATTCTGTAATTTCTTTCTTAGTCACCAAGGGCCATTCTCCAGAAATGGGAGCACGTCCCTTACGTCGGGTTATTGAACAGTATCTTGAAGATCCCCTAGCTGAGTTATTACTCAAAGAATCTTGCCGTCAGGAAGCGAGGAAACTCCGCGCTATATTAGTAGAAGACCGCGTGACTTTCGAAAGAGAAGAGACTTCTCTTCAAGAAGTAGAAGTGATTCTTCCTAAGCAAAGCGTGGAATCATAG
- the mnmA gene encoding tRNA 2-thiouridine(34) synthase MnmA, producing the protein MNQTVIVAMSGGVDSSVVAYLLKHFTSYNVVGLFMKNWEEEMDNGPCSSSEDYGDVQKVCVQLDIPYYTVSFAKEYREKVFSRFLKEYSLGYTPNPDVLCNREIKFDLLQRKVRELGGHFLATGHYCRLRFDSQGPCLFRGSDGHKDQSYFLSGTSRNALANVLFPLGEMTKTQVRAIATQVGLATATKKDSTGICFIGKRPFKYFLERFIPNASGDIVDWDRQEVIGTHSGAHYYTIGQRRGLRVGGSEKPCYVVGKDMEKNILYIVRGEDHPLLYQQELVAEDMNWFIDPPKVAYSCTAKVRYRSLDEACLIQCIPSSRKVLVHFTQPVKAITPGQVIAFYQGEQCLGGGIISVPMIPRFA; encoded by the coding sequence ATGAACCAAACAGTTATTGTGGCAATGTCTGGAGGAGTAGACTCCTCCGTTGTGGCCTATCTTCTCAAGCATTTCACATCTTATAATGTTGTCGGATTGTTTATGAAAAATTGGGAAGAGGAAATGGACAACGGCCCTTGCTCTTCCTCAGAAGACTATGGAGATGTTCAAAAGGTATGTGTACAGCTGGACATTCCTTACTACACGGTATCTTTTGCTAAAGAGTACAGAGAAAAGGTATTTTCCCGCTTTCTTAAGGAATATTCCTTAGGCTATACTCCTAACCCGGATGTCCTTTGCAACAGAGAAATCAAATTTGATCTATTGCAAAGAAAAGTAAGAGAACTGGGAGGCCATTTTTTAGCAACTGGTCATTACTGCCGACTACGCTTCGATAGTCAAGGACCTTGTTTATTTCGTGGTAGTGATGGTCATAAAGACCAAAGTTATTTTCTCTCAGGAACATCTAGAAATGCTCTTGCTAATGTGTTGTTTCCTTTGGGAGAGATGACAAAGACTCAGGTGCGTGCAATTGCAACTCAGGTAGGTCTAGCTACTGCAACAAAAAAAGATAGTACAGGAATTTGTTTTATAGGAAAGCGTCCTTTTAAATATTTTCTCGAACGGTTTATTCCCAACGCAAGCGGGGATATTGTCGATTGGGATAGGCAAGAAGTGATAGGAACACATTCAGGCGCACATTACTACACTATAGGGCAACGGCGCGGACTAAGAGTCGGAGGATCTGAAAAACCCTGCTATGTTGTGGGAAAGGATATGGAGAAAAACATTCTCTATATTGTTCGTGGTGAAGATCACCCTCTACTCTACCAACAAGAACTTGTAGCTGAAGATATGAATTGGTTTATAGACCCTCCTAAGGTCGCATATTCCTGCACAGCAAAAGTGCGGTACCGCTCCCTGGATGAAGCCTGCCTAATTCAATGTATCCCTTCTTCTCGTAAAGTTCTGGTCCATTTCACGCAACCTGTCAAGGCAATTACTCCAGGACAAGTGATTGCTTTTTATCAAGGAGAGCAGTGTCTAGGCGGTGGGATTATCAGTGTCCCTATGATTCCACGCTTTGCTTAG